From a single Solanum dulcamara chromosome 4, daSolDulc1.2, whole genome shotgun sequence genomic region:
- the LOC129886809 gene encoding phosphatidylinositol N-acetylglucosaminyltransferase subunit P has translation MLEDKGWEDPRSVNSPRRILSFSKNRKATVFFPDPDDRDSGFGVSGDQGPKTSEVYGFVGSITTVVATVLFLVWAYLPEHWLHSLGIVYYPSRYWALAAPAYAMMTIVLAVGFYIGLNFLATPPPTSFSMIYDEFTREPLHYGPSTDNDEQPIEPISDIRIDQINDLMFNPR, from the exons ATGCTGGAAGATAAAGGTTGGGAAGATCCTCGTTCCGTTAATAGCCCTAGGAGGATCTTGAGTTTTTCCAAGAATAGGAAGGCCACTGTGTTCTTTCCAGACCCAGACGACAGAGATTCAGGATTTGGTGTTTCTGGAGATCAGGGACCCAAGACTTCTGAAGTTTATGGATTTGTTGGCTCAATTACGACTGTTGTTGCTACAG TTCTTTTTCTGGTGTGGGCATATCTTCCCGAACATTGGTTGCACTCTTTGGGAATTGTTTACTATCCAAGCAG GTACTGGGCATTAGCTGCGCCAGCTTATGCGATGATGACTATAGTACTAGCTGTAGGATTTTACATTGGTCTCAACTTCTTGGCTACCCctcctccaacttctttcagcATGATATATG ATGAATTCACGAGAGAACCTTTGCACTACGGGCCTTCAACAGACAATGATGAGCAACCTATAGAGCCTATATCTGATATTCGAATTGATCAAATTAATGACCTTATGTTCAATCCAAGATGA
- the LOC129884821 gene encoding uncharacterized protein LOC129884821: MANQKSHFLTICLILSLLSQSPQIHSTCRNFCNNIPINYPFSIDDGCGAPQYRHMLNCSATDLFFLTPSGNYKVQSMDYEKQTMTIFDPSMSTCSILQPHHDFKMSEIQSAIIPPTPDTIFILVNCSIDSPVLNHYKSLCFNFSGHSCDELYGSCTSFKLFHLLSNSTPACCFTGYETVKYMSMDILDCTHYTSVYNTDRLEGVGPLDWLYGMKLSFSVPDTGCVRCAKSGGTCGFDVETEMPQCICSSASNSTRDCAGGREINFADSYRTSSFPRLHLLYILALVAISFTILLR; this comes from the exons ATGGCTAACCAAAAATCACATTTTCTAACAATATGCCTCATTCTGTCGCTACTATCACAATCCCCCCAAATTCATTCAACATGCCGCAATTTCTGTAACAACATTCCCATTAACTACCCGTTCAGCATCGACGATGGCTGCGGCGCACCGCAGTATCGCCACATGCTAAATTGCTCCGCCACTGATTTATTCTTCCTAACCCCATCAGGAAATTATAAAGTCCAATCAATGGACTACGAAAAACAAACCATGACAATTTTCGATCCTTCAATGTCCACTTGTTCAATCCTACAACCTCACCACGACTTCAAAATGTCAGAAATTCAATCAGCTATAATCCCGCCTACGCCCGACACGATCTTCATCCTCGTCAATTGCTCCATCGATTCGCCGGTACTTAACCATTACAAGTCGCTCTGTTTTAATTTCTCCGGTCATTCGTGTGACGAACTCTACGGGTCGTGCACTTCGTTTAAGTTGTTCCATTTGCTGTCTAACAGTACGCCGGCGTGTTGTTTCACGGGTTACGAAACGGTGAAATATATGAGTATGGATATATTGGATTGCACGCACTATACGAGTGTTTATAATACGGATAGATTGGAAGGTGTTGGGCCGTTGGATTGGCTTTATGGGATGAAATTGTCATTTAGCGTGCCGGATACTGGATGTGTCCGGTGCGCTAAATCTGGCGGGACTTGTGGATTTGATGTAGAGACTGAGATGCCGCAGTGCATTTGCTCAAGCGCTAGTAATTCTACAAGAGATTGTG CTGGGGGCAGAGAAATAAACTTTGCGGATAGTTATAGAACATCCTCATTTCCACGACTACATTTACTATACATTTTAGCTCTTGTGGCCATTTCTTTCACCATCCTATTGAGATGA